The Desulfovibrio fairfieldensis sequence TTGAGTTCGCTGGCCTGGGCCACGGCATTGTCCATGAGGCCGCGCATCTGGTCCGCGTCCGAGCTGTAGCCGTTGAGGAAGCGCTGGCCCGTAGCGTCCATGATCTGTTGCTGCACAAGCCGCGTTTCATAAAAGGCGTCGCCCAGCAGAACCACCTGCTGACGGTCCTGGTCCAGGCCGATGCGGCTCAGAAAATAATCCGAACCGTAAAAGAGGCCCATATTCGTGAGCATGGGGTTGGTTTCGATGAGGTAATGATGGCCGGGGCCGCTCACCGTATGGAACAATGCGCTGTCGCTCAAGACGGTGACGGCTTCCTCCAGCGAGGCCGGGTCCTTGTTGGTCAGGGGCGCGGCATAACTGACGTCGGCGAGATTTTGCAGGGCCGCGCCTGTGATGGTCAGGGTGTCCTCGGCGGTGAGCGAGGCGGAGTAGGGCGTCAGCACCTCACGCCTGACAAAGGTCTGGGGATCGTGGTAGTGGTCGAGGTCGCCGTCCTCATCGTCGTGGCAGTAGCTGACGTGTTCATACTCGCTTTTGTACAGGGCGTAGCTTTGATTGCGCAGACTTGTGGCGGCGAAGATATCCAGGTTCTTGCCCGCCGCCATATGGCTGGCGGAATTCAGAAAACTGTCAACAGCAATGCTGATATTGCCGTCCGCGCTGATGACTGAGGCCATAGTGGCTTCAATCAGGCTGTCCTGGGCAGCGTTCAGCTCGTGATAGTCCCACCATTTTTCCTTGCGGTCGCCCCAACGGAAGTTGTCGTCCCAGGAGCGCACGTGCCAACTGCTGGCATCTCGACGGATGTTCAGGATGGAGCGCGTGTTTTCCAGCGTCTTGGCACTGATGGACAAATCCTTGCCCGCCGCCATGGTGCCCGAGGAATTGCGCACGCTGTTGTTGCCCTGGCCGTCCGCGTCGGCGATGCGCAGACTGCCTTCGGCGCGGATTTCGCTCTGCTCGTTGAGCAGTTCGCGCGCGGTGGTCAGCAGCATGTCGCCTCCTGCATAGAGCAGGGAGGATTTTTCCAGTTCCGGCTCGGGCGTCGGGTCCGTCGGACCCGACGCCGGTGCGGAAGCCGCACCGGCGGTTACGCTTCCGGCCTGTTTTTTGGCCTTGCGGGCTTCATATTGCGGTTCAAACACGCCCTTTTCCAGACGCAGGTTGTCAGCCGTCACCGTCAGGTCGCGCGCCGCCGTGACGGCGGCTCCGGTCAGTTCGATATCCCCCTTGCCGGCCAGCACCGCGTCGCCGCCCGAGACGGCCTCGCGCAGGCGCAGCTTGCCGTCGGCGGTGATCACCATCTGGTCCGCGCTCTGCACCGTGCCTTCCAGGTTCACGCCCACGCCCTTTTCCGTGGCGATAAGGGTGATGCGGTTGGCGTACATGCCGCCCAGGGCCGAGGAGTCAATGCCCACTTCCGGTTTTTCCTCGGCGGCGGGATTGCCGGGATCAGCTGGGGCAGGGGAGGGATCGGCCAGGGGCGTCACCGTGCCGTCGGCGGCCACGCTGTTTTTGCCCGTGACCACGGCCAGGCTGCTGGCGCGCACCTGGGCCTCCACATGGGCCGTGCGCGCCAGCAGGGTAAAGGCGTCCGTGTTGTCGGCGTTGATGCCCGCGCCTTCAATGCGGATGTCGCCCTGGCGCACCTCATAGCCGCGCAGCGCGCCGCCGGGGTCCACCTCCGGCTTGCCCGTGGTGATGGTGGCGCGCGGCACGTTGATGAAGCCGCCGCCGTTGACCGTCACGCCGTTGGGGTTGGCCAGAATCACGTCCGCCGCCCGGCCGTTGACTTCGATATAGCCTTCAATACGCGAGCGGTTGGCGCTGGTCACCTCATTGAGGATGGTGCGCGCCTCGGCCCCACGGTTGCCGTGGAAGTTGGGATTGCCCGCCACAATGCCGCCGAGCTGCGAATTGGCGGCCCCGCTGCTGTTGTTCAGGATCAGGCCCTGCTGGTGGACGTTGAAATCATGGTACTGGTTGTGCGACAGCCCCGAGCCGTTGGCCGCCGTGATGTTGACCACCGGCACGCCGTTGGGCGCGGTCTCCATGCTCGGGCGCTTGTTGGCCGCCGCATTGGGGTCCGGCGTCACACCGGCGGCCCGGACGTTGGCTCCCAGTACGGGCAAAAGGATCAACTGCGCCGTAAGCACGGCGCACAGCAGGACATTGCGCGCTTCCCCTTTCCTCTTCATGATTCCCTCCCTTGAGCCCGGCAAAACGCGCTCCTTGCCCTGAGCGCTTACGCACCGCGCGCCGGAATCGGGGGCCGACGCGGCGGAAGACTGTGTGTCAAGTCGTCCAGATTCAGGTCCGCAAGCAGGGCGCGCGTCTTTTGCAGGCGTTCCGTCCTGCCTTCTCCGCATAGACGGCGGGCGGGGTCTCCTGTTCACGCAGGCGCTGCTCATACGCCTGGACAGCGCGGGCGGGCAGATCAAACGGCGCAACGGGCCCGGCGGCCTGGATAGCTGATGCCGGAAAAAGCTGCGACGCCAGAACTGCCAAAACAGCTGCGGCAAGCAGAATTTTATTCATGAGTATATATAGGAAGATGTAAAATAAAAGTAAATATAAATAAATTTATTTTAATTATAAGGTATTGATTCCGCCCGGCAGCGGGTCAAATTAATTAGTAATTTTTTTAGTCCCAAACAGGGCCGGGGAAAGCCTTTCCGCCTGGGCGGGAAAGGTTTGTAAAAATAGTTGCAACCAGATGCGACTCTTAACCTTGCGTTAACCCATGCCGTCCTAGCTTGAACCGCAATGAAAGCAACAAGAAAAACAGGCGGACGGGCGTGAAGCTCAAAACAGCGGGTGGAAAACGGCTTCTGGGCATGGCTCTGGCAGTCGCGGTTCTGGCCGTGGGCCTGGGCTTATGGACAAGCGGCACCTCGCGTCCGGATATAATCTATCTGAGTGATGCGGCCCGCAGAAGCGCCGTGCGTCACGTCGTCAACGCCACGGGAGAGGTCAAGGCGGCCCAGCTGGTCACGGTGGGCGCACAGGTTTCCGGGCAGATCGTCAAAATCCATGTCCAGGTGGGACAGATGGTGAACAAAGGCGAACTGATCGCCGAAATCAACGCCACCACGCAACAGAACCAGCTGGAGACGGACAAGGCCCTGCTGCAATCCTATCAGGAGCGCCTGGAATCCAAAAAGATCAGCCGCCGCATCGCCGAGCGGCAGTACCGGCGCGAAAAGGCCCTGCGCGCCCGCGAGGCCGCCTCGCAGGAAGATCTGGAAAGCGCGGAAACCGCCTGGGCCCTTGCCAGGGCCGAAGTGGCGGAACTGGAAGCCCTGGTACGCCAGACGGAACTGGCCGTGAACACGGACATGGAAAATCTGGGTTATACCAGAATCACCGCGCCTCTGGCCGGTACGGTGGTGTCGGTTCCCGTGGAGGAAGGACAGACGGTCAACGCCGCGCAGTCCACCCCTACCATTGCCCAGATCGCCGATCTCGGCAGGATGGAGATCTGCCTTGAGATTTCCGAGGGCGACATTCCGGCGGTGCGGCCCGGCATGGCCGTGTCCTACACCATCCTGGGCGAGCCGGACGTGTCGGCTCATGCCGTTCTTACGTCCATTGATCCGGGTCTGACCACCCTGTCGGACGGCACCTACGAGAGTTCCTCGTCTTCCTCGACCGGGTCCGCATCTTCCTCGTCCTCCTCATCCGGCACGGCCGTGTATTATTACGGCAAGGCCCTGGTGGACAATGGCGACGCCCGCCTGCGCATCGGCATGACCGTGCAGGCCGTCATCGTCACGGCGGAAAAGGCGGACGCACTGACCGTGCCGCTGCTGGCGGTCGAAGACGGCCCTGAAGGCAAAATAGTCCAGGTACTGGCGGATAACGGGGGGACGGAAGCGCGCAGGGTGGTCACGGGTCTTTCGGACGGCGTGCGCATGGAAATTGTGGACGGCCTGCGCGAAGGGGAAAAGGTCGTGGCCGGACGCGTCACCAGGGAGGAAATGGACGCCCGGACCGAACTCAAGGGACCGGGCCCCGGAGGACCGCACTGATGCCGATCATTGAAGTCAGCGCGGTCAGCAAATTTTTCGGCAGTGGCGAAAACCGCGTTCAGGTCTTGCACGAACTGAGCTTTTCCATTGAGGACGGGGAGTTCGTGGCCATCGTGGGGCCGTCCGGCTCGGGAAAGTCCACGCTCATGAATATATTGGGCTGCCTGGACAAGGCCGGCAGCGGCATATGCCGCATCAACGGCCAGGATACGGCCGATCTGGATCCGGACGCCCTGTCTGTCCTGCGTTGCGCGCATCTGGGCTTTGTTTTTCAGCGCTACAATCTGCTGTCCCGGCTGTCGGCCCTGGAAAATGTGGCCCTGCCCGCCGTCTATGCCGGAGAAGGCAAGGCGGAACGCCTGCAAAGGGCGCGCGCCCTGCTTGCGGACCTGGATCTGAACGACAAGCTGCGCAATCTGCCCGCCGAGCTTTCGGGCGGCCAGCAGCAGCGCGTGAGCATCGCGCGCGCCCTGATGAACGGCGGGCGCATCATCCTGGCGGACGAACCCACGGGCGCGCTGGATTCCGCCAGCGGCGACAATGTCATGAAGATTCTGAAAGAGCTGCACGCGCGCGGCCATACGGTCATTGTGGTGACGCACGATCTCAAGGTGGCGGCGCATGCGGCGCGGGTCATCCGTATCAGCGACGGGCGCATCGTTTCCGACGAGCGCACCCGGCCCCATGCCCCGGCCGCGCTCCACGGCGCGACGGTCCGTCCCGTGCTCAGGATGACGGGACGTCTCGACCAGTTGCGCGAGGCGGTCAAAATGTCCCTGCAAGCCATCTGGGCGCACAAGCTGCGTTCCTGCCTGACCATGCTCGGCATTATCATCGGCATTGCCTCGGTGGTTTCCGTGGTGGCTTTGGGACGGGGCTCGCAGGAAAAAATCATCGCCGACATCAGCGCCATGGGCACCAACACCATCGACATCTTTCCCGGCAGGGGCTTCGGCGACCAGCGGGCCGCCCAGATAACCACCCTGACCGTGGCCGATGCGGATATTCTGGCGCAGCAGCCCTATATCGCCAGCAGCACCCCTAATGCTTCATCCAGCGGCACGCTGCTGTACCGCAATATCTCGGTTACGGCGCAGCTCAACGGCGTGGGGGCCGGTTACTTTGACGTGAAGGGCCTGGAACCGGCCTCGGGCGGTTTTTTCGATGAGAACGCCGTGCGCCGCAACGAGTCCGTGGTGGTCATCGACGAGAACACGCGCCGGCGCCTGTTTCCCCTCGGGCAGGCGGAAGGGCGGATTCTGCTCTTCAACAGCCGCCCCCTGCGGGTCGTGGGCGTGGTCAAAAAGAAGGATATGGGCTTCGGCCCTTCGGACACGCTGAATATCTGGGCTCCGTACACCACGGTCATGTACAGGATTACGGGGTCCCACAGCATCGCCTCCATTACGGTCAAGGTCGCGGACGGCGTCATGCCGCTCATGGCGGAGCGGAACATCACGCGGCTGCTCACCGCACGCCACGGCAGCAAGGATTTTTCCACCTTCAACACCGACAGCATCCGGCAGACCATCGAAAGCGCCACCGGCACCATGACTCTGCTTATAACGGGCATAGCCCTTATCGCACTGGTGGTGGGCGGCATCGGCGTCATGAACATCATGCTGGTTTCCGTCACCGAACGCACGCGCGAAATCGGCCTGCGTATGGCCGTGGGCGCGCGGCGCGTCAATATCATGGAACAGTTTCTGCTGGAAGCCGTGCTGATCTGCCTGGTGGGCAGCGTGGCGGGCATAGCTTTGGCCGGTCTGATCAGCGTGGCCGCGAGTATGCTCTCCCTGGGATTTTCACTGCGATTTTCCATGGATTCCATCCTGCTGGCCGTGGCCTGTTCGTCCTTTATCGGCACCTGCTTCGGCTTTGTTCCGGCGCGCAACGCGTCGCGGCTCAACCCCATTGAGGCGCTCTCGAGGGAATGATGGCAAAGCGTTGCATGTTCCGTTGCGTTCCGGTCCTGCTGCTGGCCCTGGTCCCGGCCGGACTGCTTTCGGCCTGCGCCGCGAAAGAGCGTTCCGGGGCGGAGATCATGAGCGCGGTCGTCTCTGAACGGCAGACGGCCGCCCGCTATAATCTGAATACGGAATGGTGGCGCGGCTATGGTCTGGCGGCCCTGGACCGGACAGTGGAACTGGCCCTGGAGCGGAACACGGACCTGGCGGCCAGCGCCGTTGCCGTCAAC is a genomic window containing:
- a CDS encoding efflux RND transporter periplasmic adaptor subunit encodes the protein MKLKTAGGKRLLGMALAVAVLAVGLGLWTSGTSRPDIIYLSDAARRSAVRHVVNATGEVKAAQLVTVGAQVSGQIVKIHVQVGQMVNKGELIAEINATTQQNQLETDKALLQSYQERLESKKISRRIAERQYRREKALRAREAASQEDLESAETAWALARAEVAELEALVRQTELAVNTDMENLGYTRITAPLAGTVVSVPVEEGQTVNAAQSTPTIAQIADLGRMEICLEISEGDIPAVRPGMAVSYTILGEPDVSAHAVLTSIDPGLTTLSDGTYESSSSSSTGSASSSSSSSGTAVYYYGKALVDNGDARLRIGMTVQAVIVTAEKADALTVPLLAVEDGPEGKIVQVLADNGGTEARRVVTGLSDGVRMEIVDGLREGEKVVAGRVTREEMDARTELKGPGPGGPH
- a CDS encoding MacB family efflux pump subunit produces the protein MPIIEVSAVSKFFGSGENRVQVLHELSFSIEDGEFVAIVGPSGSGKSTLMNILGCLDKAGSGICRINGQDTADLDPDALSVLRCAHLGFVFQRYNLLSRLSALENVALPAVYAGEGKAERLQRARALLADLDLNDKLRNLPAELSGGQQQRVSIARALMNGGRIILADEPTGALDSASGDNVMKILKELHARGHTVIVVTHDLKVAAHAARVIRISDGRIVSDERTRPHAPAALHGATVRPVLRMTGRLDQLREAVKMSLQAIWAHKLRSCLTMLGIIIGIASVVSVVALGRGSQEKIIADISAMGTNTIDIFPGRGFGDQRAAQITTLTVADADILAQQPYIASSTPNASSSGTLLYRNISVTAQLNGVGAGYFDVKGLEPASGGFFDENAVRRNESVVVIDENTRRRLFPLGQAEGRILLFNSRPLRVVGVVKKKDMGFGPSDTLNIWAPYTTVMYRITGSHSIASITVKVADGVMPLMAERNITRLLTARHGSKDFSTFNTDSIRQTIESATGTMTLLITGIALIALVVGGIGVMNIMLVSVTERTREIGLRMAVGARRVNIMEQFLLEAVLICLVGSVAGIALAGLISVAASMLSLGFSLRFSMDSILLAVACSSFIGTCFGFVPARNASRLNPIEALSRE